In one Culex quinquefasciatus strain JHB chromosome 2, VPISU_Cqui_1.0_pri_paternal, whole genome shotgun sequence genomic region, the following are encoded:
- the LOC6036021 gene encoding transport and Golgi organization protein 1 isoform X1: MKKLNFASFVHISCLVLVLNAAGSGARECGDAECKTPIANAYATLGYKGGGEGKVDLVHGEKVVILARNVGKERHFLVRKANGAVGLANKSFIRDTNILVKSKDLILLPDEEVVGEKIEPSGTVQPDVVDGTTLNAAEVAKGTAAEATPVETKPAPVEEKTPELGVVPSGGEAIKQEPIESNSLPDATTVEADVAAVKEPEVALKDSQSDTEDEAEDEEGDEENFFSLLFKDSDPADEEEEDDAEDEEGEDEQKVVKEIPETKPTEQPTEEIVKDKVPEPVAQVVEPTEEIKKPEELGKVDEEVPVEQTSTEAPPAQLVDTATTPVPILEEPEVPTPIAVEVTTATPVVDQPTAAEADVQNETVEKVAEVPPAPIIDIIVDDPRQEIPVTEEPELPLEVPPVVASNANVIQEKPEPDSALPKPPHGLLRGGLGSLLSHSHHHHHHGHHHHHGHHGHGHDHSGHSHDHGSHEHEEVPFIAGLGSVDPIPHREPLQQQQPQQQEPQQPQQQQQQQDEVVPENGFCDSVSCPNPGQASSQHQHANGFHHPMVSSPQVTEDTVSTPEPKMVEEVGSDEGIVTPSEEEVDYAEMFIAELFKLSDLIMLLAITSFTLIVFSLGHYLINKNRKEKPLIYKLNMIERDLMASHKENAMLKADLAETRHKLTSIENNSFGSNDMVIALRQDLDDAEQTKLELQEQIASLEKELENAAEAGLELNKMVAELLNQSGSDSIALTVDELQKQLNEQQQTILSMNTTLADKSRENSELQITLANQSAKYGQEFDELQQAFNDLKLEKSNIEIELTNLKTGQSSQLESLRKETSTEIAKLNKEVKSFQSKWEDSKKAQNSAEAKVEALEECIKDIKRGNTNGTVDGLIDSAELKAQLAVLKKEKNNLQDRLQGEVVARQLLDDHVKIINDEISNLKKEYSQAEKDKLEAETRLEVLSSYFKDKETQLQKELSIKEAMWMQQQGETTSTVERIRFLQDEVQQLKSQNEKLRAEIQTLDTAHKAQYTKLETQSHDAWLAARQAERRLEESRNEASTLRRKLTVLVDGGVGTTDGLIPGPVPPPADLSMTAPSPIRVESPNAPPPPLMGLPPPPFLPPPFGAPFMPPFMPPPGPGEMRPAPLGRLMSPPPNRYSPSMDRDRDRDHRYSPDRDRGRYSPDSRYDYSVMSNYETETDFSPPRSPSPHSHSRRSNYDHRDRDHRRDGRTSGSGGDRNAGSGGGGGGGGGYPKAFSPPSMRTTSPPIQDPRNKKYQGGFSSGSQDSVATRKSGKQYKQT, encoded by the exons atgaaaaagttaaattttgctaGTTTTGTACATATTAGCTGTTTAGTTTTAGTGCTGAACGCCGCCGGAAGTGGCGCCCGGGAGTGCGGCGATGCGGAATGCAAGA CTCCGATTGCCAATGCGTACGCCACGCTCGGTTACAAGGGCGGCGGCGAGGGGAAGGTCGATCTTGTGCACGGCGAAAAGGTGGTGATTCTGGCCCGGAACGTTGGCAAGGAGCGGCACTTTCTGGTCAGGAAGGCGAACGGTGCCGTCGGGTTGGCCAACAAGAGCTTCATCCGGGACACGAACATACTGGTTAAGTCGAAAGACTTGATTTTACTGCCGGACGAGGAGGTTGTTGGGGAGAAGATTGAACCGTCCGGAACGGTTCAGCCGGACGTGGTTGATGGGACGACGCTGAACGCGGCAGAGGTGGCCAAAGGAACGGCTGCTGAAGCTACGCCGGTGGAGACGAAACCGGCTCCGGTAGAGGAGAAAACTCCAGAACTGGGAGTGGTTCCGTCGGGTGGTGAGGCTATCAAACAGGAACCGATCGAATCAAACAGTCTTCCAGATGCGACGACCGTAGAAGCCGATGTGGCAGCCGTTAAGGAGCCGGAAGTGGCGTTGAAAGACTCCCAGTCGGATACGGAAGACGAGGCCGAGGATGAGGAAGGAGATGAAGAG AACTTTTTTTCGCTACTTTTCAAGGATTCCGACCCTGCTGACGAAGAAGAGGAGGATGACGCAGAGGACGAAGAAGGCGAAGATGAGCAGAAAGTTGTTAAGGAAATTCCAGAGACAAAACCAACGGAGCAACCCACTGAAGAAATAGTTAAGGACAAAGTTCCAGAACCAGTTGCCCAAGTCGTGGAGCCCACTGAAGAAATCAAAAAGCCAGAAGAGTTGGGAAAGGTTGACGAAGAGGTTCCAGTAGAGCAAACATCAACCGAGGCACCACCAGCTCAGCTGGTCGACACTGCGACGACCCCCGTTCCAATCCTGGAAGAACCCGAAGTCCCAACTCCGATCGCAGTTGAAGTCACCACAGCGACTCCCGTCGTTGACCAGCCAACTGCAGCGGAAGCCGACGTTCAGAACGAAACGGTCGAAAAGGTCGCCGAGGTTCCTCCGGCTCCAATCATCGACATCATCGTGGACGATCCGCGCCAGGAGATTCCCGTCACGGAGGAGCCAGAACTTCCGCTGGAGGTTCCCCCGGTGGTGGCGTCAAACGCCAACGTGATCCAAGAGAAGCCGGAACCAGATTCGGCACTGCCAAAGCCGCCCCACGGTTTGCTACGGGGAGGGTTGGGTAGTTTGCTGTCGCACAgtcatcaccatcatcatcacggtcaccaccaccaccacgggCATCACGGTCATGGGCACGATCACTCGGGGCATAGTCACGATCACGGGTCGCACGAACACGAAGAGGTTCCGTTCATTGCTGGACTGGGCTCGGTTGATCCGATTCCGCACAGAGAACCTCTGCAACAGCAGCAACCACAACAACAAGAACCGCAACAacctcaacagcagcagcagcagcaagacgAAG TCGTTCCGGAGAACGGATTTTGTGATTCGGTGTCGTGTCCGAACCCCGGACAAGCCTCCTCGCAGCATCAACACGCCAATGGCTTTCACCATCCGATGGTGAGTTCGCCGCAAGTTACGGAAGATACGGTCAGTACGCCTGAGCCAAAGATGGTTGAGGAAGTTGGCTCGGATGAGGGCATCGTAACGCCTAGTGAGGAGGAGGTGGACTACGCCGAGATGTTTATCGCGGAGCTGTTCAAGCTGAGCGATTTGATTATGCTGCTGGCGATTACCTCGTTCACGTTGATCGTGTTTTCGCTGGGACATTACCTGATCAACAAGAACCGCAAGGAGAAGCCGCTTATTTACAAG CTGAACATGATCGAGCGTGACCTGATGGCGTCCCACAAGGAGAACGCCATGTTGAAAGCAGATCTGGCGGAAACGCGCCACAAGCTGACCAGCATCGAAAACAACTCGTTCGGCTCGAACGACATGGTCATCGCGTTGCGCCAGGACCTGGACGACGCCGAGCAGACCAAGCTGGAGCTGCAGGAGCAGATCGCCTCCCTGGAAAAGGAACTGGAAAATGCCGCCGAAGCCGGGCTCGAACTGAACAAGATGGTCGCCGAGCTGTTGAACCAAAGCGGCAGCGACTCGATCGCCCTCACCGTCGACGAACTGCAGAAGCAGCTGAACGAACAGCAGCAAACGATCCTCTCGATGAACACGACCCTGGCCGACAAGAGTCGCGAAAACAGCGAGCTTCAAATTACGCTCGCCAACCAGTCCGCCAAGTACGGCCAGGAATTCGACGAACTGCAGCAAGCGTTCAACGACCTTAAGCTCGAAAAGAGCAACATCGAAATCGAACTGACGAACCTAAAGACCGGCCAAAGCTCCCAGCTTGAATCCCTCCGCAAGGAAACCAGCACCGAAATCGCCAAACTCAACAAGGAGGTCAAATCCTTCCAATCCAAGTGGGAAGACTCCAAAAAGGCGCAAAACTCCGCCGAAGCCAAGGTCGAAGCCCTCGAAGAGTGCATCAAGGACATCAAGCGGGGCAACACGAACGGAACCGTCGACGGGCTGATCGATTCCGCCGAACTCAAAGCGCAGCTTGCCGTACTTAAGAAGGAAAAGAACAACCTGCAGGATCGCCTGCAGGGCGAAGTGGTCGCGCGCCAGCTCCTGGACGACCACGTCAAGATCATCAACGACGAGATTTCCAACCTCAAGAAAGAATACAGCCAGGCGGAGAAGGACAAGCTGGAGGCGGAGACGCGACTTGAGGTGTTGTCCTCCTACTTCAAGGACAAGGAAACGCAACTGCAAAA ggaaTTGAGCATCAAGGAAGCGATGTGGATGCAGCAGCAGGGTGAAACGACCAGCACCGTCGAGCGGATACGGTTCCTGCAGGACGAGGTGCAGCAGTTGAA ATCGCAAAACGAGAAGCTGCGCGCCGAAATCCAAACCCTGGACACGGCCCACAAGGCGCAGTACACGAAGCTGGAGACACAGTCACACGACGCCTGGCTGGCGGCCCGCCAGGCTGAACGCCGCCTCGAGGAGTCCCGCAACGAGGCTAGCACGCTACGCCGGAAGCTGACCGTGCTCGTTGACGGTGGCGTTGGCACGACTG acGGCCTAATCCCGGGACCGGTTCCCCCGCCGGCAGATCTGAGCATGACCGCTCCGTCCCCGATCCGGGTCGAATCGCCGAACGCGCCTCCTCCTCCGCTGATGGGTCTTCCGCCGCCACCGTTTTTGCCACCGCCGTTCGGGGCACCGTTCATGCCACCCTTTATGCCGCCACCGGGTCCCGGCGAGATGCGTCCGGCACCGCTGGGTAGGCTCATGTCCCCGCCGCCGAACCGGTACAGCCCCAGCATGGATCGCGACCGGGACCGAGACCACCGGTACAGTCCGGATCGCGACCGCGGCCGGTACTCGCCGGACAGTCGGTACGACTACTCTGTGATGTCCAACTACGAAACGGAGACGGACTTTAGCCCGCCGCGGTCACCTTCGCCGCACTCACACTCGCGACGGTCCAACTATGACCACCGGGATCGGGACCATCGGAGGGACGGTCGCACCAGCGGCAGCGGTGGAGATCGCAACGCTGGTtccggaggaggaggaggaggtggcGGCGGCTACCCGAAGGCGTTCTCCCCGCCCAGCATGAGGACCACCTCGCCGCCCATCCAGGACCCTAGGAATAAAAAGTATCAAG GTGGTTTCAGTTCCGGCTCACAAGACTCGGTCGCGACGCGGAAGAGTGGCAAACAGTATAAACAGACGTAG